One region of Chryseobacterium muglaense genomic DNA includes:
- the tsf gene encoding translation elongation factor Ts, translated as MSYSPAAADVAKLRNQTGAGMMDCKKALVEAEGDFEKAVDILRKKGQKVAANRADRDSSEGAVIARVNEDNTLGVVISLNCETDFVAKNEAFIELAYEIAEMAIFAATKEELLATDFHGMTVAEKLIEQTGVIGEKIEIGAFERITGPFLGAYIHAGNKIAAITSLSAKVDGADEAAKSVSMQAAAMNPIALDETSVSQETIDKELEIERHKLTEEGKPANIIDNILKGKMQRFYKDNTLVHQDFIKDSSISVADYVKSVNGDLKVTGFVRVSL; from the coding sequence GCAAGAAAGCTTTAGTTGAAGCAGAAGGAGACTTCGAAAAAGCAGTTGATATCCTTAGAAAAAAAGGACAAAAAGTTGCAGCTAACAGAGCAGACAGAGATTCTTCTGAAGGTGCTGTAATCGCAAGAGTAAACGAAGATAACACTTTAGGTGTTGTAATTTCTCTAAACTGCGAAACTGACTTTGTTGCTAAAAACGAAGCATTTATCGAGCTAGCTTACGAAATTGCTGAAATGGCTATTTTCGCTGCTACTAAAGAAGAATTATTAGCTACAGACTTCCACGGAATGACTGTTGCTGAAAAATTAATCGAGCAAACTGGAGTTATCGGTGAGAAAATCGAGATTGGTGCATTCGAAAGAATTACAGGTCCTTTCTTAGGAGCTTACATCCACGCTGGAAACAAAATCGCTGCAATCACTTCTCTTTCTGCAAAAGTAGACGGAGCTGACGAAGCTGCTAAATCTGTTTCTATGCAGGCTGCTGCTATGAACCCTATCGCTCTTGACGAAACTTCTGTTTCTCAGGAAACGATTGACAAAGAATTGGAAATCGAAAGACACAAATTGACTGAAGAAGGTAAGCCTGCAAACATTATCGACAATATCTTGAAAGGTAAAATGCAGAGATTCTACAAAGACAACACTTTGGTACACCAAGATTTCATTAAAGACAGCTCTATTTCAGTTGCTGACTATGTAAAGTCTGTAAACGGAGACCTTAAAGTAACAGGATTTGTAAGAGTTAGCTTATAA